A window of [Ruminococcus] lactaris ATCC 29176 genomic DNA:
GTGAAGGAACTGGCACTGATGAAAGCCGAAAATGTTGCGTCAGATATAGAAGCAGAGAAAGGACTTCTGATAGATACAGTCGTGATCGGTGCAGATACGATCGTAGTTTTGGACGGGCAGATTCTTGGAAAGCCAAGGAATGAAGAACATGCATTTGAAATGCTTCAGAATCTCCAGGGAAGAAGCCATGAAGTTTATACAGGTGTGGCATTTCTTTCTTATAATAAAGAAGGAAAAAAAGAGGTAATCTCTCATGCAGTTGAGACGAAAGTTCATGTGCATGAAATGAGCGAAAAGGAAATCCGCGAATATGTTGCAACAAAAGACCCGATGGATAAGGCGGGCGGATACGGAATCCAGGGAGTGTTCGCTGCTTATATCGACGGGATCGAGGGAGACTATTATAACGTAGTGGGACTTCCGGTGTCGTATGTGTATCAGCAGTTGAAGGAGATATGTTTGATGTGCTAACGAAAGCATGGTTATAAGTATGCTTATTTATTTTGAAGTTGAAAAAGAGCGAAAACAATTTGAAATCAGA
This region includes:
- a CDS encoding Maf family protein → MAKKVILASGSPRRKELLEQVGVEFEQRVSGKEERYTATEPKEIVKELALMKAENVASDIEAEKGLLIDTVVIGADTIVVLDGQILGKPRNEEHAFEMLQNLQGRSHEVYTGVAFLSYNKEGKKEVISHAVETKVHVHEMSEKEIREYVATKDPMDKAGGYGIQGVFAAYIDGIEGDYYNVVGLPVSYVYQQLKEICLMC